In one window of Lewinellaceae bacterium DNA:
- a CDS encoding CinA family nicotinamide mononucleotide deamidase-related protein: protein MNCYLISIGDEILNGQTLDTNTYFLAQSCRAQGYQVRGIYSIADDLDAIVTMLNQVKPTADVIVTTGGLGPTKDDVTKKSIAAFLGVDLFYHQATEERIKSLFAPRKIPFTEEHRQQCFFPEQVELLENDLGTAPGMWWELDDQKVLISLPGVPYEMKHLWTDRVIPRLKTRWPSSLRNFTLMTAGTGETVLSSLLHEWEEQLPESCSIAYLPDLGRVRLRLTCRDADLPNVRFEQLKAEMEQLVKKYVYGYEGETLPEVLGQLLLMQNKALGLAESCTGGYISHLITGIPGSSAFYNGGIVSYSNTFKEALLNVSPETLLNHGAVSRETVLEMLQGILAQPGIDVGIAISGIAGPDGGTPEKPVGTIWIAYGDAKSQHARKILFTKSRLLNIEYAAYYSLNLLRKFLLGL from the coding sequence ATGAATTGCTATCTCATCAGTATCGGGGATGAGATCCTCAATGGTCAAACCCTGGACACCAACACCTATTTTCTTGCTCAGTCCTGTCGCGCCCAGGGCTACCAGGTCCGGGGCATTTACAGCATTGCAGACGATCTGGATGCCATTGTTACCATGCTCAACCAGGTCAAACCAACCGCTGACGTCATCGTGACGACCGGTGGGCTCGGTCCCACCAAGGATGATGTGACCAAAAAATCCATCGCTGCTTTTCTGGGTGTAGACTTATTTTATCACCAGGCTACAGAAGAAAGGATAAAAAGCCTGTTTGCTCCGCGAAAGATTCCCTTTACGGAAGAGCACCGCCAGCAGTGTTTCTTTCCGGAACAGGTAGAACTCCTCGAAAATGATTTGGGAACTGCGCCAGGGATGTGGTGGGAACTGGATGATCAGAAAGTACTGATCAGCCTTCCGGGGGTGCCTTATGAAATGAAGCATCTGTGGACCGACCGGGTTATCCCAAGGCTTAAGACCCGCTGGCCTTCCTCTCTGCGTAATTTCACCCTGATGACGGCTGGTACCGGAGAAACTGTCCTGTCCTCCCTGCTTCATGAATGGGAAGAGCAATTGCCAGAGAGCTGTTCGATTGCTTACCTGCCGGACCTCGGTCGGGTACGCTTAAGGTTAACCTGCCGCGATGCCGATCTGCCAAATGTCCGTTTTGAACAATTAAAGGCAGAAATGGAACAGCTGGTGAAAAAATACGTCTATGGATACGAGGGTGAAACGCTTCCTGAAGTATTGGGACAGTTGTTGCTTATGCAGAACAAAGCGCTGGGCCTGGCTGAGAGCTGCACCGGCGGATATATAAGTCACCTGATCACTGGTATACCCGGATCATCAGCTTTTTATAATGGCGGAATAGTCAGTTATTCCAATACCTTCAAAGAAGCATTATTAAATGTATCTCCGGAAACACTGCTAAACCACGGTGCTGTGAGCCGTGAGACCGTCCTCGAAATGTTGCAGGGTATCCTTGCCCAGCCTGGCATCGATGTGGGTATTGCGATCAGTGGTATTGCCGGACCGGATGGAGGAACTCCGGAAAAACCGGTGGGCACCATCTGGATTGCTTATGGAGATGCCAAAAGCCAGCATGCCAGGAAAATATTGTTCACAAAGAGCCGGTTATTAAATATTGAGTATGCCGCTTATTATAGCCTCAATCTGCTCCGAAAGTTTTTATTGGGTCTATAA
- a CDS encoding 2-oxo acid dehydrogenase subunit E2, which produces MPTVDLIMPKMGESIMEATILRWLKKPGDQVELDETILEIATDKVDSEIPSPVAGTIQNILFNENDVVEVGKVIATIAPVGEAPAKPSPALAPEKEKPTNGAHPVHQSVSNSTAPAPVLESQLRPSQTERFYSPLVRNIASQENISRQELEAIPGSGAGGRVTKDDVMNYIAQRGHLPQDMPSAAPVTTAIPESTSNTPPVPEPVRETPREPVTFKSSAVDGQVEIIEMDRMRRLIADHMIMSKQTSAHVTSFVEADVTELVRWRDRVKDTFEKKYQEKITFTPLFMEAVIQAIRDFPRINASVEGYNILVKKDINLGMATALPNGNLIVPVIKNADYLNLVGLTKTVNSLADRARNNQLKPEEIQGGTFTLTNVGTFGNVMGTPIINQPQVAILATGAIRKKPAVIETPQGDAIGIRQMMFLSLSYDHRVVDGYLGGSFLRRIADYLEAFDPQRTI; this is translated from the coding sequence ATGCCAACAGTTGATCTGATCATGCCCAAAATGGGAGAAAGCATCATGGAGGCAACCATCCTGCGCTGGTTGAAAAAACCTGGTGATCAGGTTGAGCTTGATGAGACCATTTTGGAAATTGCCACAGACAAAGTAGACTCTGAAATACCCTCTCCGGTAGCCGGAACCATTCAGAATATCCTGTTCAATGAAAATGATGTGGTCGAAGTGGGAAAGGTGATAGCCACCATAGCCCCGGTAGGCGAAGCGCCTGCCAAGCCTTCACCAGCACTGGCTCCCGAAAAAGAAAAACCGACCAATGGTGCCCATCCGGTGCATCAATCCGTGTCCAACAGTACGGCACCGGCACCAGTCCTGGAATCACAACTAAGACCCAGTCAGACGGAGCGATTCTATTCTCCGCTGGTACGCAACATTGCTTCGCAGGAAAATATCAGCCGCCAAGAGCTGGAAGCTATCCCGGGCAGCGGCGCCGGCGGAAGAGTAACCAAGGACGACGTGATGAACTACATCGCACAGCGCGGGCACCTACCACAGGATATGCCCAGCGCTGCACCGGTGACGACCGCCATACCAGAAAGTACTTCCAATACACCACCTGTGCCGGAGCCTGTCCGCGAAACACCCCGTGAGCCTGTAACCTTCAAATCATCGGCAGTTGACGGACAGGTTGAGATCATCGAAATGGATCGTATGCGCCGGTTGATCGCCGATCATATGATCATGAGCAAACAAACCTCGGCACATGTCACCTCATTTGTAGAAGCCGACGTCACGGAATTGGTTCGTTGGAGAGACCGTGTTAAAGACACTTTTGAGAAAAAATACCAGGAGAAAATAACCTTTACGCCTTTGTTTATGGAAGCCGTTATCCAGGCTATCCGTGACTTCCCACGGATCAATGCTTCCGTCGAAGGATACAATATCCTGGTTAAGAAAGACATCAACCTGGGTATGGCCACTGCACTGCCTAATGGGAACCTGATTGTTCCGGTGATTAAAAATGCGGATTATCTGAATCTGGTTGGCTTGACTAAAACCGTCAACTCACTGGCTGACCGTGCCCGGAACAACCAACTCAAACCGGAAGAAATCCAGGGCGGCACCTTCACCCTAACGAACGTGGGTACATTTGGTAATGTCATGGGCACTCCAATCATTAACCAACCCCAGGTAGCAATCCTGGCCACTGGTGCCATACGTAAAAAACCCGCAGTGATCGAGACTCCCCAGGGCGATGCCATTGGAATTCGCCAGATGATGTTTTTATCCCTATCCTACGATCACCGTGTCGTGGACGGGTATCTGGGAGGTTCATTCCTGCGCAGGATAGCCGACTATCTGGAAGCATTTGATCCACAAAGAACTATCTGA
- a CDS encoding PD40 domain-containing protein: MSKPAGYSHSPLKQGAFMMILLALWMLVFIPSGFAQQSKWQQVDQYLASGQYRDALDMLRYMEGDAYALALKQGICYYGLNQLKTAQDFFTQAYQSTKAPDADLYYWLGETYHQQLRFEPAVQQFKAFLRVAKDSDPRKEQVKELIRVCGNGVRIQYQDQLGYLEVFPAQINTQYNEIAPRFSPNYSDRIYFSSQRFPETGKGYDMMSIEIQNGSWSSPFEFNATLNTVADEVLYGFANQGQEAIYLQQMPAQRTVLVDTFSQAQQIHRGVWKSPLQLNRDDDYLYIYHDSLILFSSKRSGGYGGYDLYASRKDHGTWSVPFNLGPSINSPADEITPFLTNDGQVLYFSSNRPDLTIGGFDVLYSRLEDSWSAPVNLGLPVNSAANDLQFSIGPEGKTGVFASDRKESVGGMDLYFFYFKEVVAAQLAMIQDQVAWFHQLMPSDSAFTGPGGKPALTVEVPYLAYGTDDVLLTPVNLKYLQTLVTLLKQHPAWTIDIIGHSDNQQTKEYNPFFSIKRSEKIKDYFTQAGIAENRIFLEGCGSTFPVALNEINLLPNPSGQRLNRRIEFRLHTSPEEIVHFIYQQPVVVAHFQDTAYRTFDAFATGLQYKILVQQATRPYYDHRLDAYPGFTIEQLAGQSMYDYTILGADTYFKANQLKREIRELGFEDASVVAYVDGRRISQNELRFYTEKYPDLIYYQYRSE; encoded by the coding sequence ATGAGTAAGCCTGCTGGCTATTCCCATTCTCCCTTGAAACAGGGAGCTTTTATGATGATCCTGCTCGCTCTTTGGATGCTGGTGTTCATCCCATCCGGATTTGCACAACAATCCAAATGGCAACAGGTCGATCAATACCTGGCCTCCGGTCAATACCGGGATGCATTGGATATGCTGCGTTATATGGAGGGCGATGCCTATGCCCTGGCTTTAAAACAAGGCATCTGTTATTATGGCCTGAACCAGTTAAAAACAGCCCAGGATTTCTTTACGCAGGCCTACCAGTCCACGAAAGCTCCGGATGCCGATCTCTATTATTGGCTGGGAGAGACCTATCACCAGCAATTACGGTTTGAACCTGCCGTACAGCAATTCAAAGCTTTCCTGCGCGTCGCCAAAGATTCCGACCCGAGAAAAGAACAGGTCAAAGAGCTTATCAGGGTCTGTGGCAATGGCGTCCGGATTCAATATCAGGACCAATTAGGATATCTGGAGGTATTTCCTGCCCAGATCAATACCCAATACAATGAAATAGCACCCCGCTTTAGTCCAAACTATTCTGACCGCATCTATTTTTCTTCCCAGCGCTTTCCTGAAACAGGAAAGGGATATGACATGATGAGCATTGAAATCCAAAATGGGAGCTGGTCCAGCCCCTTTGAATTTAACGCTACCCTGAACACAGTGGCTGACGAAGTACTCTATGGTTTTGCCAATCAGGGACAGGAAGCCATCTATTTACAGCAAATGCCTGCCCAACGAACCGTCCTGGTTGACACTTTCAGTCAAGCACAACAGATCCACCGCGGGGTATGGAAATCACCGTTGCAATTGAACAGGGATGACGATTACCTCTATATCTATCACGATTCATTGATACTGTTTTCCAGCAAACGTTCCGGAGGATACGGTGGTTACGATCTGTATGCTTCACGCAAGGATCACGGCACCTGGTCCGTTCCATTTAACCTGGGACCTTCCATTAATTCACCGGCCGACGAGATCACGCCCTTCCTGACCAATGATGGTCAGGTCTTGTATTTCAGTTCTAACCGGCCTGACCTGACAATAGGTGGCTTTGATGTGCTGTATTCCCGTCTGGAAGATTCATGGAGTGCACCTGTGAATCTCGGATTACCGGTCAATTCTGCGGCCAATGACCTTCAATTTTCCATTGGCCCGGAAGGAAAGACCGGTGTGTTTGCGTCCGATCGAAAAGAGTCGGTTGGCGGCATGGATCTCTATTTCTTCTACTTCAAGGAGGTGGTAGCAGCTCAGCTGGCTATGATTCAGGATCAGGTAGCATGGTTTCACCAGTTGATGCCTTCGGATTCGGCATTTACGGGTCCGGGAGGTAAACCAGCCCTGACCGTTGAGGTCCCGTATCTGGCTTATGGCACAGATGATGTTCTGCTCACACCTGTAAATCTGAAATACCTCCAAACGCTGGTTACTTTGCTCAAGCAACATCCGGCCTGGACCATAGATATCATCGGACATTCTGACAATCAGCAAACCAAAGAATACAATCCATTCTTTTCGATAAAGCGCAGTGAAAAGATCAAAGACTATTTCACCCAAGCGGGCATCGCCGAAAACCGGATTTTCCTCGAAGGCTGCGGATCCACTTTCCCGGTTGCGCTGAATGAAATCAATTTATTACCCAATCCCAGCGGACAGCGGCTTAACCGCAGGATTGAATTCCGGCTGCATACCAGTCCTGAAGAGATCGTTCATTTTATCTATCAGCAACCGGTCGTTGTTGCCCATTTCCAGGATACCGCCTACCGTACCTTTGATGCATTCGCCACCGGATTGCAATACAAGATCCTGGTGCAGCAAGCCACCCGTCCGTATTACGATCACCGCCTGGACGCCTATCCGGGTTTCACCATTGAACAATTAGCAGGCCAATCGATGTATGATTACACCATACTTGGAGCGGATACCTACTTCAAGGCTAATCAATTAAAACGGGAGATCCGCGAACTGGGATTTGAAGATGCTAGCGTGGTAGCCTATGTCGACGGTCGTCGAATTTCACAAAATGAACTTCGTTTTTATACTGAAAAGTATCCTGATCTGATCTACTACCAATACCGCAGTGAATAA